The following coding sequences lie in one Sorghum bicolor cultivar BTx623 chromosome 6, Sorghum_bicolor_NCBIv3, whole genome shotgun sequence genomic window:
- the LOC8070841 gene encoding histone H2A.Z-specific chaperone chz-1, with protein sequence MATADGEPQPVATDPAQAPAPAPSPSPAKRKPEADAGADADLAPLKAARPDVDEEAAAVAEAARARVSAADKGKGKMVVEEEEEEEDDSEESSDDEEGGGGGGGGSDDDDELVEDPMAEVDLSNILPSRTRRRAPPQPGAYLVTPEEAAAEDDDDDADVVPEEDEGAEGEESD encoded by the coding sequence ATGGCCACCGCCGACGGCGAGCCCCAGCCCGTGGCCACCGACCCCGCCCAGGCCCCGGCTCCGGCACCCTCCCCCTCCCCGGCGAAGCGCAAGCCCGAGGCGGATGCGGGAGCCGACGCCGACCTCGCGCCCCTCAAGGCCGCGCGTCCCGAcgtcgacgaggaggctgccgcCGTGGCTGAGGCGGCCAGGGCCAGGGTTAGCGCGGCTGACAAGGGTAAGGGCAAGATGGTagtcgaggaggaggaggaggaggaggacgacagCGAGGAGAGCAGCGACGACgaggagggcggcggcggcggcggcggcggcagcgacgacgacgacgagctcgTCGAAGACCCGATGGCCGAGGTAGATCTCAGCAACATCCTCCCGTCACGaacccgccgccgcgcgcccccGCAGCCCGGGGCGTACCTCGTCACTCCGGAGGAGGCTGCTGCTGAGGACGACGATGACGATGCTGACGTGGTTCCTGAGGAGGATGAGGGAGCGGAGGGGGAGGAGAGCGATTAG